From a region of the Triticum aestivum cultivar Chinese Spring chromosome 7D, IWGSC CS RefSeq v2.1, whole genome shotgun sequence genome:
- the LOC123166795 gene encoding early nodulin-93 isoform X2 → MPTVTRAYLDQRLAVANRCSKEAAMAGAKAAAVATVAAAVPTLASVRMLPWARAHLNPTGQALIISTVAGMAYFIVADKTILSMARKHSFDDAPDHLKNTSFH, encoded by the exons ATGCCTACGGTGACCCGTGCCTACCTCGACCAGAGGCTCGCCGTCGCCAACCGCTGCTCCAAAG AGGCTGCCATGGCTGGAGCCAAGGCCGCGGCCGTCGCCACCGTCGCTGCCGCAGTCCCCACT CTGGCGAGCGTGAGGATGCTGCCGTGGGCGAGGGCGCACCTCAACCCCACCGGGCAGGCCCTCATCATCTCCACCGTCGCCGGGATGgcctacttcatcgtcgccgacaAGACCATCCTCTCCATGGCCAGGAAGCACTCCTTCGACGACGCGCCGGACCACCTCAAGAACACATCCTTCCACTAA
- the LOC123166795 gene encoding early nodulin-93 isoform X1 — translation MPTVTRAYLDQRLAVANRCSKEAAMAGAKAAAVATVAAAVPTLASVRMLPWARAHLNPTGQALIISTVAGMAYFIVADKTILSMARKHSFQNAPDHLKNTSFH, via the exons ATGCCTACGGTGACCCGTGCCTACCTCGACCAGAGGCTCGCCGTCGCCAACCGCTGCTCCAAAG AGGCTGCCATGGCTGGAGCCAAGGCCGCGGCCGTCGCCACCGTCGCTGCCGCAGTCCCCACT CTGGCGAGCGTGAGGATGCTGCCGTGGGCGAGAGCGCACCTGAACCCCACCGGGCAGGCCCTCATCATCTCCACCGTCGCCGGGATGGCCTACTTCATCGTGGCCGACAAGACCATCCTCTCCATGGCCAGGAAGCACTCCTTCCAGAACGCGCCGGACCACCTCAAGAACACCTCCTTCCACTGA
- the LOC123166801 gene encoding early nodulin-93 has product MAGAKAAAVATIAAAIPTLASARMLPWARAHLNPTGQALIISTVAGMAYFIVADKTILSMARKHSYETAPEHLKNTSFH; this is encoded by the exons ATGGCGGGAGCCAAGGCCGCGGCCGTCGCCACCATCGCAGCCGCCATCCCCACT CTGGCGAGCGCGAGGATGCTGCCGTGGGCGAGGGCGCACCTGAACCCGACCGGGCAGGCGCTCATCATCTCCACCGTCGCCGGGATGgcctacttcatcgtcgccgacaAGACCATCCTCTCCATGGCCAGGAAGCACTCGTACGAGACGGCGCCAGAGCACCTCAAGAACACCTCCTTCCACTAA